A window from Cellulomonas sp. C5510 encodes these proteins:
- a CDS encoding threonine/serine exporter ThrE family protein, whose protein sequence is MPTQPTDDELELIRQSGVALRVGRLSLSAGTGSYRVKSSMARVARAIGVDRHEAHVTLTEITTTSHRGASFRTEVAEVRSVGINADRLAELERLAGTLAASPRRATVEQVSAELDRIERKPPLYPDVVNALWAAVACAAFAFLNHGGPVEMGGAFVAAWLGQLTRRLLLHRGFNQFGVTMLAAAVACLAYLGLVSVLHGLGATEVRHAAGYVSAVLFLVPGFPLVTGGLDLAKLDFSAGVARLTYALMILTSAALAVWGVSIAVGLSPDPAAGPALGPEVQLALRTVASFVGVLGFALMFNSPWRMALGAAAVGMVANTGRLYLADTGVAAQAAAAGAALLVGLLAAVIAPRLGVPRITVSVPAVVIMVPGVAAYRAVFHLSNGDTTQALAYGVQAGLVVVALAVGLAVARMLTDREWAFEH, encoded by the coding sequence GTGCCCACCCAGCCCACGGACGACGAGCTCGAGCTCATCCGCCAGTCCGGCGTCGCCCTGCGCGTCGGCCGGCTGAGCCTGTCCGCGGGCACCGGGTCGTACCGCGTGAAGTCGTCGATGGCCCGTGTCGCCCGCGCCATCGGCGTCGACCGTCACGAGGCGCACGTGACGCTCACGGAGATCACGACGACCTCGCACCGGGGCGCGAGCTTCCGCACCGAGGTCGCCGAGGTCCGGTCCGTCGGGATCAACGCCGACCGGCTCGCCGAGCTGGAGCGCCTCGCCGGCACGCTCGCCGCCTCGCCCCGCCGCGCGACCGTCGAGCAGGTCAGCGCCGAGCTGGACCGGATCGAGCGCAAGCCGCCCCTGTACCCGGACGTCGTCAACGCGCTGTGGGCGGCGGTCGCGTGCGCGGCGTTCGCGTTCCTCAACCACGGCGGCCCCGTCGAGATGGGCGGGGCGTTCGTCGCCGCGTGGCTCGGGCAGCTCACACGCCGCCTGCTGCTGCACCGCGGGTTCAACCAGTTCGGCGTGACGATGCTCGCAGCGGCGGTCGCGTGCCTGGCGTACCTGGGGCTGGTGTCCGTGCTGCACGGCCTCGGGGCCACGGAGGTCCGGCACGCCGCCGGCTACGTGTCCGCGGTGCTGTTCCTGGTCCCCGGGTTCCCGCTCGTGACCGGTGGCCTGGACCTGGCGAAGCTCGACTTCTCCGCCGGCGTCGCCCGCCTGACGTACGCGCTGATGATCCTGACGTCCGCCGCGCTCGCCGTCTGGGGCGTGTCGATCGCCGTCGGGCTCTCGCCCGACCCGGCGGCCGGCCCTGCGCTCGGCCCGGAGGTGCAGCTCGCGCTGCGGACGGTCGCGAGCTTCGTCGGCGTGCTCGGGTTCGCGCTCATGTTCAACAGCCCGTGGCGGATGGCGCTCGGCGCGGCCGCGGTCGGGATGGTCGCGAACACGGGCCGGCTGTACCTCGCGGACACCGGCGTGGCCGCGCAGGCCGCAGCCGCGGGGGCCGCGCTGCTGGTGGGGCTGCTGGCCGCGGTGATCGCGCCCCGGCTCGGCGTCCCGCGCATCACCGTCTCCGTGCCCGCCGTCGTCATCATGGTCCCGGGCGTCGCCGCGTACCGGGCGGTGTTCCACCTGTCCAACGGCGACACGACGCAGGCCCTCGCGTACGGCGTGCAGGCCGGGCTGGTCGTCGTGGCGCTCGCGGTGGGCCTCGCGGTGGCCCGGATGCTCACCGACCGGGAGTGGGCGTTCGAGCACTGA
- a CDS encoding YchJ family protein codes for MPAPDRCPCLSGDPYDACCGPLHRGDAVAPTAEQLMRSRYSAFAVGDAAYLRATWHPRTRPRDLDLGPDVRWYRLDVLATAGGGPFDTTGTVEFRAHHRGPGGRGSLHEVSRFVREGGAWLYVDGDATDD; via the coding sequence GTGCCCGCCCCCGACCGCTGCCCCTGCCTGAGCGGCGACCCGTACGACGCCTGCTGCGGGCCGCTGCACCGGGGCGACGCCGTCGCCCCGACCGCCGAGCAGCTCATGCGCTCCCGGTACAGCGCGTTCGCCGTCGGCGACGCGGCGTACCTGCGAGCCACCTGGCACCCGCGCACCCGGCCGCGCGACCTCGACCTCGGCCCGGACGTGCGGTGGTACCGGCTGGACGTCCTCGCGACCGCCGGCGGCGGCCCGTTCGACACGACGGGCACGGTCGAGTTCCGCGCGCACCACCGCGGCCCGGGCGGGCGCGGCAGCCTGCACGAGGTCAGCCGGTTCGTCCGGGAGGGCGGGGCGTGGCTCTACGTGGACGGCGACGCCACGGACGACTGA
- the yicI gene encoding alpha-xylosidase has protein sequence MKFTDGFWQARPGVERLLAREAYAIDDRGDALRVLAPTKVIGRRGDTLNRPALTVTLDSPLEGVVRVRVENHRGGAPAPGFGLPGSRGSVGVTGSDADGATLTSGPLTAHVRQGAPFGIAFTAEDGAPLTRTGPDGVARVRLGADAAVAVEPVGETGVSPDGRAPAGTYLVGRLGLGVGELVYGLGERFGPLTKNGQSVDTWNADGGTASEQAYKNVPFYLTNRGYGVLVNHPGHVSFEVGSESVGQVQFAVRGEVLEYLVVAGPTPADVLRRYTALTGRPPVVPAWSYGLWLSTSFTTDYDEKTVTSFVDGMAERGIPLSVFHFDCFWMREFQWTDFEWDPRVFPDPEGMLARLHDRGLRVSAWVNPYIGQASPLFDEAREAGYLVRRPDGSVWQWDMWQAGMGLVDFTNPAATAWYQGYVRRLLRQGVDAVKTDFGERIPTDVVWHDGSDPEAMHNLYAHLYNRAVFDVLESERGTGEAVVFARSGTAGGQTMPVHWGGDNSSSFESMAETLRGGLSLSLSGYGFWSHDIGGFEGMPDREVFVRWLAFGLLSSHSRLHGSSSYRVPWAFDDDGTPEGESAVAVAAFFTRLKMRLMPYLLHVGRTVHEQGLPFTRPMVLAFPDDPAVEHLDRQYLIGDDLLVAPVLQPGGRVRYYLPEGRWTHLLTGEEATGGWRDEVHDVLSVPLWVREGAVLVTTDRDDRPDHDHTVDPLVTVYPGGPARRTAAVTDPASGARVTFEVVEAGGAVTVTATPATAFRARLGHGAEVASVDGVARLTR, from the coding sequence ATGAAGTTCACCGACGGTTTCTGGCAGGCCCGCCCGGGCGTGGAGCGGCTCCTCGCGCGCGAGGCGTACGCGATCGACGACCGCGGCGACGCGCTGCGCGTCCTCGCCCCGACGAAGGTGATCGGGCGGCGCGGCGACACGCTGAACCGGCCGGCGCTGACGGTGACGCTCGACTCCCCGCTCGAGGGCGTCGTCCGGGTCCGCGTCGAGAACCACCGCGGGGGCGCGCCCGCGCCCGGGTTCGGGCTGCCGGGCTCCCGCGGCTCGGTGGGCGTCACGGGCTCCGACGCCGACGGGGCGACGCTCACGTCCGGCCCGCTGACGGCGCACGTGCGCCAGGGCGCGCCGTTCGGCATCGCGTTCACGGCCGAGGACGGCGCCCCGCTCACGCGGACCGGCCCCGACGGGGTGGCGCGCGTGCGGCTCGGCGCGGACGCCGCCGTCGCCGTCGAGCCGGTGGGCGAGACCGGTGTCAGCCCCGACGGGCGGGCGCCCGCCGGGACCTACCTCGTGGGGCGGCTCGGGCTGGGCGTCGGCGAGCTGGTGTACGGGCTGGGGGAGCGGTTCGGGCCGCTGACCAAGAACGGCCAGAGCGTCGACACCTGGAACGCCGACGGCGGCACCGCCAGCGAGCAGGCGTACAAGAACGTGCCGTTCTACCTGACGAACCGCGGGTACGGCGTGCTGGTCAACCACCCCGGGCACGTGTCGTTCGAGGTCGGCAGCGAGTCCGTCGGGCAGGTGCAGTTCGCGGTGCGCGGCGAGGTGCTGGAGTACCTGGTCGTCGCCGGGCCGACCCCCGCGGACGTGCTGCGCCGGTACACCGCGCTCACCGGGCGGCCTCCGGTGGTGCCGGCCTGGTCCTACGGGCTGTGGCTGTCGACGTCCTTCACCACGGACTACGACGAGAAGACCGTGACGTCGTTCGTCGACGGCATGGCCGAGCGCGGCATCCCGCTGTCCGTGTTCCACTTCGACTGCTTCTGGATGCGCGAGTTCCAGTGGACGGACTTCGAGTGGGACCCGCGCGTCTTCCCCGACCCCGAGGGCATGCTCGCGCGGCTGCACGACCGCGGGCTGCGCGTCAGCGCGTGGGTCAACCCCTACATCGGGCAGGCGTCGCCGCTGTTCGACGAGGCGCGGGAGGCCGGGTACCTGGTGCGCCGGCCGGACGGGTCCGTGTGGCAGTGGGACATGTGGCAGGCCGGCATGGGGCTCGTGGACTTCACCAACCCCGCCGCGACGGCCTGGTACCAGGGCTACGTCCGCCGGCTCCTGCGCCAGGGCGTCGACGCCGTCAAGACCGACTTCGGCGAGCGCATCCCCACGGACGTGGTGTGGCACGACGGCTCGGACCCGGAGGCCATGCACAACCTCTACGCGCACCTGTACAACCGCGCGGTGTTCGACGTCCTGGAGTCCGAGCGCGGAACCGGCGAGGCCGTCGTGTTCGCGCGGTCGGGCACGGCCGGCGGGCAGACGATGCCCGTGCACTGGGGCGGCGACAACTCCTCGTCGTTCGAGTCGATGGCCGAGACGCTGCGCGGCGGGCTGTCGCTGTCGCTGAGCGGCTACGGGTTCTGGAGCCACGACATCGGCGGGTTCGAGGGGATGCCGGACCGCGAGGTGTTCGTGCGCTGGCTGGCGTTCGGGCTGCTGTCCTCGCACAGCCGGCTGCACGGGTCGTCGAGCTACCGCGTGCCGTGGGCCTTCGACGACGACGGCACCCCCGAGGGCGAGTCGGCCGTGGCGGTCGCCGCGTTCTTCACGCGGCTGAAGATGCGGCTCATGCCGTACCTGCTGCACGTCGGCCGGACCGTCCACGAGCAGGGGCTGCCCTTCACGCGGCCGATGGTGCTGGCGTTCCCCGACGACCCCGCCGTCGAGCACCTCGATCGCCAGTACCTGATCGGCGACGACCTGCTGGTGGCCCCCGTGCTGCAGCCCGGCGGGCGCGTGCGGTACTACCTGCCGGAAGGCCGGTGGACGCACCTGCTGACGGGGGAGGAGGCCACCGGCGGCTGGCGCGACGAGGTGCACGACGTGCTGAGCGTGCCGCTCTGGGTGCGCGAGGGCGCGGTGCTCGTCACGACGGACCGCGACGACCGCCCGGACCACGACCACACCGTCGACCCGCTGGTGACCGTGTACCCCGGCGGGCCGGCGCGGCGCACGGCGGCGGTGACCGACCCGGCGTCGGGCGCGCGGGTGACGTTCGAGGTGGTGGAGGCGGGCGGCGCGGTCACCGTGACCGCCACGCCGGCGACGGCCTTCCGGGCGCGGCTGGGCCACGGAGCGGAGGTCGCGTCGGTCGACGGGGTCGCGAGGCTCACCCGCTGA
- a CDS encoding carbohydrate ABC transporter permease, whose translation MSVATAPRATTASRRARRAPRATQEGERPSARSRVLAGVVMVVVALYFLVPIYWLVVASTKSTADLFGTPGFWFADMQLVQNLVDLSTYDGGIFWRWMLNSLVYSGLGSVLMTLVSLALGYALAIYRFRGRAFVIALVLGSMLVPQTVLAQPIYQLLVEIGLNNTMLGVLLPTIAYPFGVLLAFTYAQASVPQEIVEAARLDGAGEVRTFFSIGLRMLSTGGVTILLFAFIASWNSFMLPLLVLSDTRLQPVTVGLSGWSQAAITVPGLQTLVVVGALLSVIPIIAVFLSLQRFWKSGLSAGAVKM comes from the coding sequence ATGAGCGTCGCCACCGCGCCGCGCGCCACCACCGCGTCCCGTCGCGCCCGTCGCGCCCCTCGCGCCACCCAGGAGGGCGAGCGCCCCTCGGCGCGCTCCCGGGTGCTGGCCGGGGTCGTCATGGTCGTCGTCGCGCTGTACTTCCTCGTGCCGATCTACTGGCTCGTGGTCGCGTCCACCAAGTCGACCGCCGACCTGTTCGGCACCCCCGGGTTCTGGTTCGCGGACATGCAGCTGGTCCAGAACCTCGTGGACCTGTCGACGTACGACGGCGGCATCTTCTGGCGCTGGATGCTCAACTCCCTGGTGTACTCGGGCCTCGGCTCCGTCCTCATGACGCTCGTGAGCCTGGCCTTGGGGTACGCGCTGGCGATCTACCGGTTCCGCGGGCGGGCGTTCGTCATCGCGCTCGTGCTGGGCTCGATGCTCGTGCCGCAGACCGTCCTGGCGCAGCCGATCTACCAGCTGCTGGTCGAGATCGGCCTGAACAACACCATGCTCGGCGTCCTGCTGCCGACCATCGCCTACCCGTTCGGCGTGCTGCTGGCGTTCACCTACGCCCAGGCGTCGGTGCCGCAGGAGATCGTCGAGGCCGCGCGCCTGGACGGCGCGGGCGAGGTGCGGACGTTCTTCTCGATCGGGCTGCGCATGCTCTCCACGGGCGGCGTCACCATCCTGCTGTTCGCCTTCATCGCGAGCTGGAACAGCTTCATGCTCCCGCTGCTGGTGCTCAGCGACACCCGGCTGCAGCCCGTCACGGTCGGCCTGTCCGGCTGGAGCCAGGCGGCCATCACGGTGCCGGGCCTCCAGACGCTGGTCGTCGTGGGCGCGCTGCTGTCGGTGATCCCGATCATCGCGGTGTTCCTGAGCCTGCAGCGGTTCTGGAAGTCGGGGCTCTCGGCAGGTGCCGTGAAGATGTGA
- a CDS encoding carbohydrate ABC transporter permease — protein sequence MTTATATAVRRTPRRRPRAGGGQRRAPYLFLAPFLVLFAVFTMAPIVLAVYSSFFQTKRSGLGFGGEGEVVFAGLDNYVRALSNDGFVAGFGRVLGYGVVQVPVMLGLALVLALLFDTALVRWKPFFQLSVFMPYAVPSVVAALIWGFLYQPRVSPIVEGLRSVGWDVSFLSPDVVLWSLANVAVWSVTGVNMVILFSALQSVPREIYEAARIDGASELRTALSIKIPMIMPSLTLTFLFSIIGTMQLFNEPMTMRAVTSNISGDYTPNMAIFQATTLGGDVNLGSAMAVVLGLVIFVLSLVVQGVSRRRNGADR from the coding sequence GTGACGACCGCGACGGCCACGGCCGTCCGTCGCACCCCCCGCCGGCGCCCGCGCGCCGGCGGGGGGCAGCGCCGGGCCCCGTACCTGTTCCTCGCACCGTTCCTGGTGCTGTTCGCCGTGTTCACGATGGCGCCCATCGTGCTCGCCGTGTACTCGAGCTTCTTCCAGACGAAGCGCAGCGGGCTGGGCTTCGGCGGCGAGGGCGAGGTCGTGTTTGCCGGCCTCGACAACTACGTGCGGGCGCTGTCGAACGACGGGTTCGTCGCGGGCTTCGGCCGCGTGCTCGGGTACGGCGTCGTGCAGGTCCCCGTCATGCTCGGCCTGGCGCTCGTGCTGGCCCTGCTGTTCGACACGGCGCTCGTGCGCTGGAAGCCGTTCTTCCAGCTCAGCGTCTTCATGCCGTACGCGGTGCCGTCCGTCGTCGCCGCCCTCATCTGGGGCTTCCTCTACCAGCCGCGCGTGAGCCCGATCGTCGAGGGCCTGCGCTCCGTCGGGTGGGACGTCAGCTTCCTGTCGCCCGACGTCGTCCTGTGGTCGCTGGCGAACGTGGCCGTCTGGTCGGTGACCGGCGTCAACATGGTCATCCTGTTCTCGGCGCTGCAGTCGGTGCCCCGGGAGATCTACGAGGCCGCGCGCATCGACGGGGCGAGCGAGCTGCGCACCGCGCTGTCCATCAAGATCCCGATGATCATGCCGTCGCTCACGCTGACGTTCCTGTTCTCGATCATCGGGACGATGCAGCTCTTCAACGAGCCGATGACGATGCGGGCCGTCACGTCCAACATCAGCGGCGACTACACGCCCAACATGGCGATCTTCCAGGCGACCACGCTCGGCGGCGACGTCAACCTCGGCTCGGCCATGGCGGTCGTGCTCGGGCTCGTCATCTTCGTGCTGTCGCTGGTCGTGCAGGGCGTCTCGCGGCGCCGGAACGGAGCAGACCGATGA